The DNA region GGTAAGCAAGACACCAAAGCGGGCCTATCAATACCAGGTAAGGTTTTTAATAGCACTTTAGCCATTGCCATTAATGCACCGGTATTACCGGCACTGACACAAGCAGTGGCTTTACCATCACGAACAAGTTCAAGCGCAATTCTCATGGAACTGTTTTTACGCGAACGCAAAGCATGAATTGGCCTATCACTCATGGTGACAACTTCAGTGGTATGGATAATTTCTATGCGAGCTAAATCAGTAGAGGATGTTTGAGGTAGATATTTTTCTATTTCGGTTTCATTACCAACCAAAATAATTTTTAAACTTGTGTGAAATTTCAATGCCTGCAAGGCTGCAGGCACTGTTACGTGGGGACCGTGATCGCCCCCCATCGCATCTAACGCAAGCGTCAGATCTTTCATTAGATTAACAACAAATTACTTGTTGATAACCTTTACACCGCGGTAAAAACCATCAGCAGTCACATTGTGACGTTGATGAATTTCACCACTAGTAGCGTCTACTGACAATTGAGCAGTGCTCAATGAATCATGTGAACGACGCATACCACGCTTTGAACGTGATTTTTTATTCTTTTGTACAGCCATTGGACCTGTCTCCTACGATTACTTGCTCTTCAGTTTTTCTAACACTGCAAACGGATTTGGACGCTCCTCATGAGCGGGTTCGATCTCGCCTACAACTATATCTTTCGATCCCAACTTACAATTACTATCATCATGCATCGGAATAATAGGCATAGCGACTATCAATTCATCTTCAATCAATTGATGCAGACGTACTTCGCCAATCTCATTACACTCAATTGGATCATACGCATCCGGGAGCTCATCGATTTCTGCCTCAGTCTTACAAGGACTAAAACAAAAGTCGACCGTAACCTCAGTAGTAAATTGTGTCATGCAGCGTTGACATAGCAGAGTGAGCTCCGTCACAGCCTTCCCGCGAAGGTAGACTATCCCCTGTAAATCGACACCACATTCTAACGACACAACTACGTCGGAACAGTCGCCGGCACATAACTCGCTTAATCGCTTTAATTGCTTACCTAAAATGAAACCTTCATATCGAAGACTACTAGAGGCAGCGCGTATAGGATCAATTGAAACCGGTATCTTTACTGTTTGCATAAGGCGCGCATATTATAGTTTGAAAACGCTGGAGTCAAAGAAAATTTCCGTAAAAATACGGTAACCTCACCTAAAAATGAACTTTAGATACTCTTCAATCCGGCATTAAATTTAAAAGTTGGCAAATTTTACCGAACCCAGCCCCATCACACAAGCATTACTCGAGAAAAATGATCCATTTACATTGATGAATACAGTAAACTGACTAATATTCTGTTATTAGCCAAGAAATAATGAAACAAACCCAATGAAATTCAAACTTGTACTTGCATCAACCTCACCTTTCCGTCAGCAATTATTGCGAAAATTAATGTTACCTTTTGACTGTGTTAATCCTGATATTGATGAAACGCCTTTTAAAGATGAAACAGCATTAGCCTTAGTGAAAAGGTTGGCAGAACAAAAAGCATTAGCTGGCGCGAACTTAATTGGTCAAACACCAGTGACACAATTCATTATTGGCTCAGATCAAGTTGCGTTAATTAACGGTCAGATTATCGGCAAGCCAAATACAATCGACAATGCGATAGCTCAATTAAGCGCTGCTTCAGGCCAAGCAATCACTTTTTATACTGGTCTTGCGGTGTTCAATAATGTCACTAAACAAATGTTATCGTATGTTGAACCATTTACAGTACATTTTAAGCATTTATCTGCTGCGCAAATTCGCTATTACATCGACGCAGAACAACCTCTTTATTGTGCTGGGAGTTTTAAATGTGAAGGATTAGGTATTGCTCTTTTTGATCGTTTAGAAGGTGATGACCCTAATACTTTAATCGGCCTGCCATTGATTAAGCTTATTTATTTACTAGAACAGCACGGCGTTGATGTACTCAGCAAAGAATCTGAACACTCCATAAAATAATGGTTTAATGCCGGTTAATTATGAGGAAATGGTTAACTTTAGAAATGTGAACATACGTGTAAAATAACAGGACATGCAGCGCAGAAAATTAGTAAGCTAATGATATACAGCGTCGACAGTACGTACTATCCGACGCTGCTATAGTTGTCGTGGTCAAGTTCAATCATAAACATAAGCCAACAAAGTTAAAGATATTGACGTATCTCAAGTGGCTGGTCGACAATTGCGCGTGGCTTTAACGTTCTCAATCTTGATTCACTATGGGCACCATAACTCACGCCAATACCCGCCATACCCGCGTTATTGGCCATAGTTAAATCGTGAACCGAATCACCAATCATAATGGCTCTATCCGCAGTAATATCAAAATGAGTCAATAGCGAATATAACATCTCAGGATGCGGCTTACTTTCAGCATCATCTGCACAACGTGTCGCATGGAAATACTGACCTAATCCCGTGAGTTCAAGTACTTTATCTAGCCCCTCGCGTCCTTTGCCCGTCGCTACAGCCAATTGATAACCTGCGGCATGTAGATTGCGGATCAGCGATTCGACGCCCTCAAATAAAGGCGTAGGTTGCTCATTAGCAATATGGTGTC from Shewanella polaris includes:
- the rpmF gene encoding 50S ribosomal protein L32: MAVQKNKKSRSKRGMRRSHDSLSTAQLSVDATSGEIHQRHNVTADGFYRGVKVINK
- a CDS encoding Maf family protein; the encoded protein is MKFKLVLASTSPFRQQLLRKLMLPFDCVNPDIDETPFKDETALALVKRLAEQKALAGANLIGQTPVTQFIIGSDQVALINGQIIGKPNTIDNAIAQLSAASGQAITFYTGLAVFNNVTKQMLSYVEPFTVHFKHLSAAQIRYYIDAEQPLYCAGSFKCEGLGIALFDRLEGDDPNTLIGLPLIKLIYLLEQHGVDVLSKESEHSIK
- the yceD gene encoding 23S rRNA accumulation protein YceD; translation: MQTVKIPVSIDPIRAASSSLRYEGFILGKQLKRLSELCAGDCSDVVVSLECGVDLQGIVYLRGKAVTELTLLCQRCMTQFTTEVTVDFCFSPCKTEAEIDELPDAYDPIECNEIGEVRLHQLIEDELIVAMPIIPMHDDSNCKLGSKDIVVGEIEPAHEERPNPFAVLEKLKSK
- a CDS encoding HAD-IIIA family hydrolase, which translates into the protein MVLDSQDKAFELVIFDWDGTLMDSVGHIVSCMQDVARELSLPIPSEQQVRDIIGLSLPQIMPILFAEHQNHQQIISCYRRHHIANEQPTPLFEGVESLIRNLHAAGYQLAVATGKGREGLDKVLELTGLGQYFHATRCADDAESKPHPEMLYSLLTHFDITADRAIMIGDSVHDLTMANNAGMAGIGVSYGAHSESRLRTLKPRAIVDQPLEIRQYL